In Athene noctua chromosome 7, bAthNoc1.hap1.1, whole genome shotgun sequence, the following proteins share a genomic window:
- the BCS1L gene encoding mitochondrial chaperone BCS1: protein MPFSDFVLALKDNPYFGAGFGLVGVGTALALARKGAQFGLVAFRRHYMITLEVPSKDKSYHWLLNWISHHAKHTQHLSVETSYLQHESGRVNTKFDFVPSPGNHFIWYRGKWIRIERNREMQMIDLHTGSPWESVTFTALGTDREIFFNILQEAREMALQEQEGKTIMYTAMGAEWRQFGFPRRRRPLSSVVLEEGVSERLVQDVKDFIDNPKWYSERGIPYRRGYLLYGPPGCGKSSFITALAGELQYSICLLSLSDHSLSDDRLNHLLSVAPQQSIILLEDVDAAFVSRDLTAENPAAYQGMGRLTFSGLLNALDGVASTEARIVFMTTNYVDRLDPALVRPGRVDLKQYVGHCSRWQLACMFQRFYPEQPPAAAERFAEQALAVSKQISAAQVQGHFMLYKMDPEGAISNIRSILL from the exons ATGCCCTTTTCTGACTTTGTCTTAGCACTGAAGGACAACCCATACTTCGGGGCTGGATTTGGCCTCGTTGGGGTGGGCACAGCCCTGGCCTTAGCCCGGAAAGGGGCCCAGTTTGGGCTGGTAGCTTTCAGGCGCCATTATATGATCACCTTGGAGGTGCCCAGCAAGGATAAGAGCTACCACTGGCTGCTGAATTGGATCTCCCACCATGCCAAGCACACACAGCACCTCAGTGTTGAGACATCGTACCTGCAGCATGAAAGCGGGCGCGTCAACACCAAGTTTGACtttgtccccagccctgggaacCATTTCATCTG GTATCGCGGGAAGTGGATTCGCATCGAGCGCAACCGGGAGATGCAGATGATTGACCTACACACGGGGAGTCCTTGGGAGTCTGTCACCTTCACTGCGCTGGGCACTGACCGGGAGATCTTCTTCAATATCCTCCAGGAAG CCCGGGAGATGGCGTTacaggagcaggaggggaagaCGATCATGTACACAGCCATGGGAGCCGAGTGGCGGCAGTTTGGCTtcccccgccggcggcggcctcTCAGCTccgtggtgctggaggaaggTGTGTCGGAGAGGCTGGTCCAGGACGTGAAGGACTTCATCGATAACCCCAAGTGGTACAGCGAGAGAG GCATCCCATACCGAAGAGGTTATCTGCTGTATGGTCCTCCTGGCTGTGGGAAAAGCAGCTTCAT cacagccctggctggggagctgcagtACAGTATCTGCCTGCTGAGCCTCAGCGACCACAGCCTCTCCGATGACCGGCTCAATCACCTCCTGAGTGTGGCACCACAGCAGAGCATCATCCTGCTGGAGGACGTGGATGCTGCCTTCGTCAGCCGGGACCTCACTGCTGAGA ACCCGGCTGCATACCAAGGCATGGGGCGCCTGACCTTCAGCGGCCTCCTCAACGCACTGGATGGTGTGGCCTCCACAGAGGCCAGGATTGTCTTCATGACCACCAACTACGTGGACAG GCTGGACCCAGCCCTGGTGCGTCCCGGCCGCGTGGATCTCAAGCAGTACGTGGGCCATTGCTCCCGCTGGCAGCTTGCCTGCATGTTCCAGCGCTTCTACCCCGAGCAGCCCCCGGCTGCAGCTGAGCGGTTTGCAGAGCAGGCACTGGCAGTCTCCAAACAGAtcagtgctgcccaggtgcaGGGCCACTTCATGCTCTACAAGATGGACCCTGAAGGAGCTATTTCAAACATACGCTCCATCCTGCTCTGA
- the RNF25 gene encoding E3 ubiquitin-protein ligase RNF25 isoform X1 → MAAVGEEAEATDWALPPEVEVLESIYLEELRVARGRGRWEPWEISITLHPATAQDQDSQYVCFTLVLSVPPQYPNKAPEISIRNPRGLSDEQIQKISQTLKSVAEARLGTEVLYELIEKGKEILTDNNIPHGQCVICLYGFQEREAFTKTQCYHYFHSHCLARYAQHMEEEILVQQEEREQHLAPSPKQEVGVQCPVCRETLVYDLCALKAAPPPQHPLEMYRPDAKTLQQQEELRLIFKRQQEKGGIIDPEAERNRYFISLQAPPAAVDPGKTAAASELPVSASAVDVPQPPSQALAPEPARAPETRVEPGRPPVPREQQSKRERHRGERPGPRGQGRQSCGGLQEPAEEVCHPLHGSRVPRGFSRRPERRPSGRHSQEFPKPPSRSRAAALAERKELCPEDPSPVTEVVDLKEEHCDVERWTQEEGAEVQGREKENLAFNRSDHRAAPSWQGHHRPWDCGRWERSRVQERGSYPRAPRGRGVFRPNGRREAHLLEKESSS, encoded by the exons atggcggcggtcGGTGAGGAGGCGGAGGCGACGGACTG GGCGCTGCCGCCggaggtggaggtgctggagTCCATCTACCTGGAGGAGCTGCGGGTGGCGCGGGGCCGCGGCAG GTGGGAGCCCTGGGAGATCAGCATCACCCTGCACCCTGCCACGGCCCAGGACCAGGACTCCCAGTATGTCTGCTTCACCCTGGTGCTCTCCGTTCCCCCCCAG tatcccAACAAAGCTCCGGAAATCTCGATCAGAAACCCGCGGGGCCTGTCAGATGAGCAAATCCAAAA GATTTCCCAGACCCTCAAAAGTGTTGCTGAAGCCAGGCTGGGGACAGAGGTGCTCTATGAACTGATTGAG aaggggaaggagattCTCACCGACAACAACATTCCTCACGGCCAGTGTGTGATCTGCCTCTATGGATTCCAG GAGAGAGAAGCCTTCACAAAGACCCAGTGCTACCACTACTTCCATTCCCACTGCCTGGCCCGCTACGCCCAGCACATGGAGGAGGAGATCCTCGtgcagcaggaggagagagagcagcACCTGGCGCCATCCCccaaacag GAGGTCGGTGTGCAGTGCCCTGTGTGCCGGGAGACACTGGTCTACGATCTCTGTGCTCTGAAGGCAGCGCCGCCCCCACAGCACCCTCTG GAGATGTACAGGCCGGATGCCAAGacgctgcagcagcaggaagagctgCGCTTAATTTTCAAGAGACAGCAAGAGAAAGGGGGCATCATTGACCCTGAGGCAGAGAGGAACCGTTACTTCATCAGCCTCCAGGCG CCTCCAGCTGCTGTCGATCCAGGCAAAACAGCCGCTGCCTCTGAGCTGCCGGTGAGTGCAAGCGCTGTGGACGTGCCCCAGCCGCCCAGCCAAGCCTTGGCTCCAGAGCCAGCCAGGGCGCCAGAGACCCGGGTAGAACCCGGGCGGCCTCCTGTGCCCAGAGAGCAACAGAGCAAGAGGGAGAGGCACAGAGGGGAGAGGCCGGGCCCCAGAGGACAGGGCAGGCAGTCGTGCGGTGGCTTGCAGGAGCCAGCAGAGGAAGTCTGTCATCCACTCCATGGCTCCAGGGTGCCCAGGGGCTTCAGCCGGAGACCGGAGCGGAGACCCAGCGGGAGGCACAGCCAGGAGTTTCCAAAACCTCCCAGCAGAAGCAGGGCTGCAGCCTTGGCTGAAAGAAAGGAGTTGTGCCCTGAAGACCCCTCCCCAGTAACAGAGGTAGTGGACTTGAAAGAGGAGCACTGTGATGTGGAGAGATGGACCCAGGAGGAGGGGGCTGAGGTGCAGGGCAGGGAGAAGGAGAACCTGGCGTTCAACCGCAGCGaccacagagcagctcccagctggcAGGGCCACCACCGGCCCTGGGATTGCGGGAGGTGGGAGAGGTCCAGAGTCCAGGAGCGTGGTTCCTACCCCAGAGCGCCAAGAGGGCGAGGGGTGTTCAGGCCCAATGGACGACGAGAAGCCCATCTCCTTGAGAAGGAGAGCAGCTCCTAG
- the RNF25 gene encoding E3 ubiquitin-protein ligase RNF25 isoform X2 gives MAAVGEEAEATDWALPPEVEVLESIYLEELRVARGRGRWEPWEISITLHPATAQDQDSQYVCFTLVLSVPPQYPNKAPEISIRNPRGLSDEQIQKISQTLKSVAEARLGTEVLYELIEKGKEILTDNNIPHGQCVICLYGFQEREAFTKTQCYHYFHSHCLARYAQHMEEEILVQQEEREQHLAPSPKQEVGVQCPVCRETLVYDLCALKAAPPPQHPLPPAAVDPGKTAAASELPVSASAVDVPQPPSQALAPEPARAPETRVEPGRPPVPREQQSKRERHRGERPGPRGQGRQSCGGLQEPAEEVCHPLHGSRVPRGFSRRPERRPSGRHSQEFPKPPSRSRAAALAERKELCPEDPSPVTEVVDLKEEHCDVERWTQEEGAEVQGREKENLAFNRSDHRAAPSWQGHHRPWDCGRWERSRVQERGSYPRAPRGRGVFRPNGRREAHLLEKESSS, from the exons atggcggcggtcGGTGAGGAGGCGGAGGCGACGGACTG GGCGCTGCCGCCggaggtggaggtgctggagTCCATCTACCTGGAGGAGCTGCGGGTGGCGCGGGGCCGCGGCAG GTGGGAGCCCTGGGAGATCAGCATCACCCTGCACCCTGCCACGGCCCAGGACCAGGACTCCCAGTATGTCTGCTTCACCCTGGTGCTCTCCGTTCCCCCCCAG tatcccAACAAAGCTCCGGAAATCTCGATCAGAAACCCGCGGGGCCTGTCAGATGAGCAAATCCAAAA GATTTCCCAGACCCTCAAAAGTGTTGCTGAAGCCAGGCTGGGGACAGAGGTGCTCTATGAACTGATTGAG aaggggaaggagattCTCACCGACAACAACATTCCTCACGGCCAGTGTGTGATCTGCCTCTATGGATTCCAG GAGAGAGAAGCCTTCACAAAGACCCAGTGCTACCACTACTTCCATTCCCACTGCCTGGCCCGCTACGCCCAGCACATGGAGGAGGAGATCCTCGtgcagcaggaggagagagagcagcACCTGGCGCCATCCCccaaacag GAGGTCGGTGTGCAGTGCCCTGTGTGCCGGGAGACACTGGTCTACGATCTCTGTGCTCTGAAGGCAGCGCCGCCCCCACAGCACCCTCTG CCTCCAGCTGCTGTCGATCCAGGCAAAACAGCCGCTGCCTCTGAGCTGCCGGTGAGTGCAAGCGCTGTGGACGTGCCCCAGCCGCCCAGCCAAGCCTTGGCTCCAGAGCCAGCCAGGGCGCCAGAGACCCGGGTAGAACCCGGGCGGCCTCCTGTGCCCAGAGAGCAACAGAGCAAGAGGGAGAGGCACAGAGGGGAGAGGCCGGGCCCCAGAGGACAGGGCAGGCAGTCGTGCGGTGGCTTGCAGGAGCCAGCAGAGGAAGTCTGTCATCCACTCCATGGCTCCAGGGTGCCCAGGGGCTTCAGCCGGAGACCGGAGCGGAGACCCAGCGGGAGGCACAGCCAGGAGTTTCCAAAACCTCCCAGCAGAAGCAGGGCTGCAGCCTTGGCTGAAAGAAAGGAGTTGTGCCCTGAAGACCCCTCCCCAGTAACAGAGGTAGTGGACTTGAAAGAGGAGCACTGTGATGTGGAGAGATGGACCCAGGAGGAGGGGGCTGAGGTGCAGGGCAGGGAGAAGGAGAACCTGGCGTTCAACCGCAGCGaccacagagcagctcccagctggcAGGGCCACCACCGGCCCTGGGATTGCGGGAGGTGGGAGAGGTCCAGAGTCCAGGAGCGTGGTTCCTACCCCAGAGCGCCAAGAGGGCGAGGGGTGTTCAGGCCCAATGGACGACGAGAAGCCCATCTCCTTGAGAAGGAGAGCAGCTCCTAG
- the RNF25 gene encoding E3 ubiquitin-protein ligase RNF25 isoform X3: protein MAAVGEEAEATDWALPPEVEVLESIYLEELRVARGRGRWEPWEISITLHPATAQDQDSQYVCFTLVLSVPPQYPNKAPEISIRNPRGLSDEQIQKISQTLKSVAEARLGTEVLYELIEKGKEILTDNNIPHGQCVICLYGFQEREAFTKTQCYHYFHSHCLARYAQHMEEEILVQQEEREQHLAPSPKQEVGVQCPVCRETLVYDLCALKAAPPPQHPLEMYRPDAKTLQQQEELRLIFKRQQEKGGIIDPEAERNRYFISLQAPPAAVDPGKTAAASELPEPAEEVCHPLHGSRVPRGFSRRPERRPSGRHSQEFPKPPSRSRAAALAERKELCPEDPSPVTEVVDLKEEHCDVERWTQEEGAEVQGREKENLAFNRSDHRAAPSWQGHHRPWDCGRWERSRVQERGSYPRAPRGRGVFRPNGRREAHLLEKESSS, encoded by the exons atggcggcggtcGGTGAGGAGGCGGAGGCGACGGACTG GGCGCTGCCGCCggaggtggaggtgctggagTCCATCTACCTGGAGGAGCTGCGGGTGGCGCGGGGCCGCGGCAG GTGGGAGCCCTGGGAGATCAGCATCACCCTGCACCCTGCCACGGCCCAGGACCAGGACTCCCAGTATGTCTGCTTCACCCTGGTGCTCTCCGTTCCCCCCCAG tatcccAACAAAGCTCCGGAAATCTCGATCAGAAACCCGCGGGGCCTGTCAGATGAGCAAATCCAAAA GATTTCCCAGACCCTCAAAAGTGTTGCTGAAGCCAGGCTGGGGACAGAGGTGCTCTATGAACTGATTGAG aaggggaaggagattCTCACCGACAACAACATTCCTCACGGCCAGTGTGTGATCTGCCTCTATGGATTCCAG GAGAGAGAAGCCTTCACAAAGACCCAGTGCTACCACTACTTCCATTCCCACTGCCTGGCCCGCTACGCCCAGCACATGGAGGAGGAGATCCTCGtgcagcaggaggagagagagcagcACCTGGCGCCATCCCccaaacag GAGGTCGGTGTGCAGTGCCCTGTGTGCCGGGAGACACTGGTCTACGATCTCTGTGCTCTGAAGGCAGCGCCGCCCCCACAGCACCCTCTG GAGATGTACAGGCCGGATGCCAAGacgctgcagcagcaggaagagctgCGCTTAATTTTCAAGAGACAGCAAGAGAAAGGGGGCATCATTGACCCTGAGGCAGAGAGGAACCGTTACTTCATCAGCCTCCAGGCG CCTCCAGCTGCTGTCGATCCAGGCAAAACAGCCGCTGCCTCTGAGCTGCCG GAGCCAGCAGAGGAAGTCTGTCATCCACTCCATGGCTCCAGGGTGCCCAGGGGCTTCAGCCGGAGACCGGAGCGGAGACCCAGCGGGAGGCACAGCCAGGAGTTTCCAAAACCTCCCAGCAGAAGCAGGGCTGCAGCCTTGGCTGAAAGAAAGGAGTTGTGCCCTGAAGACCCCTCCCCAGTAACAGAGGTAGTGGACTTGAAAGAGGAGCACTGTGATGTGGAGAGATGGACCCAGGAGGAGGGGGCTGAGGTGCAGGGCAGGGAGAAGGAGAACCTGGCGTTCAACCGCAGCGaccacagagcagctcccagctggcAGGGCCACCACCGGCCCTGGGATTGCGGGAGGTGGGAGAGGTCCAGAGTCCAGGAGCGTGGTTCCTACCCCAGAGCGCCAAGAGGGCGAGGGGTGTTCAGGCCCAATGGACGACGAGAAGCCCATCTCCTTGAGAAGGAGAGCAGCTCCTAG